The sequence TTTCGAGGCTACTTTCCGGTAGTGATAGATGTCGAAACGGCGGGCTTCAACTCTCAAACCGATGCGTTGCTGGAAATAGCCGTCACGCTGCTGAAAATGGATGATGAAGGCTTGCTAGGGATTGATAAAACCCTGCATTTTCATATAGAACCCTTTGAGGGCGCCAACCTAGAACCCGAAGCTCTGGCCTTTAATGGTATTGATCCCACGAATCCGTTAAGGGGGGCGGTCAGCGAAAAAGACGCTTTTTTAGAGATTTTTAAAGCCGTTAAAAAAGCCCAAAAAGCATCCGATTGTCACCGCAGCATTATTGTGGCGCACAATGCCGCATTCGATCATGGCTTTGTCAGTAAAGCTATCGAACGCTGTGACTTAAAGCGATCGCCCTTCCATCCGTTTGCGACTTTTGATACTGCAACTTTGGCTGGATTAGCGATTGGCCATACGGTACTGGCCAAAGCGTGCATTATGGCGGGCATTCCCTTCGATAATAAAGAAGCCCATTCTGCACTCTATGATACTGAGCGCACCGCAGAACTCTTTTGTTATATCGTCAACCGTTGGAAAACCTTAGGGGGTTGGCCACTATTAGCCACCAGCGAATCTGAAGATATGGATAGCGAAGAATAGCTTTACAAAAAATTGCCTAAAACAAGAAAGCTGCCATTGGGCAGCTTTCTTTTTATCAAAAGGTTCGCAAATTACAGAGAGCTTGCGTTTTCAGCAAGGTAAGCCGCCACACCAGCAGTGCTTGCGTTCATACCTTTGTCGCCTTTTTCCCAACCAGCAGGACAAACATCACCATGCTCTTCGTGGAATTGCAGTGCATCGATCATACGCAACATTTCGTCAACGTTACGGCCTAATGGCAGATCGTTAACCACTTGGTGACGTACCATACCTTCTTTGTCGATCAGGAATGAACCACGGAACGCAACACCTGCTTCTGGGTGTTCAACATCATATGCTTTACAGATGTCGTGTTTAACGTCAGCCACTAAAGTGTATTTCACTTGGCCAATACCACCCTTTTCAACTGGGGTGTTACGCCATGCATTGTGAGTAAATTGAGAATCGATAGATACACCGATCACTACCACACCACGCTTAGTGAACTCTTCCATGCGGTGATCGAACGCGATCAACTCTGATGGACAAACGAAAGTGAAGTCAAGTGGATAGAAAAATACAACCGCAGGCTTGCCTTTGATGGCTGCAGTTAAGTTAAAGCTATCGACGATTTCGCCAGAACCTAATACAGCTGCAGCAGTGAAATCAGGAGCCGGACGGCCTACTAATACGCTCATTTTATATCTCCATCTATGAGTTGAACTAACTATAAAGTAAAACATCTCCCAAACACGCTTGCGCAAATTTACGCAAGTGCTTTTGAGAGCGCTTACCAATCAAATCTTTAGGCATTATAAGTCGTGTGCTCTGCCTTACAACCTATTTAAGACCAATATCACATTTTTCAAGGGTATTTTGACATTACTGCTTAAGGATAGAGCAATCTTTGCCACAGATAGGCGTTGTAAGCCACATTCGTCTAACAGCAAAAACCCACCCAATTCACATTCTCAGATATTTTTCAGATTAAGGCTCGGTAAACTGGACAGACATGGCCTTTGCAGTCAAAAATAACCCTTTTGGTTTACAGAATTAAGAAATTGTCTATGAATGCAGTCGTTATTGCTGTGTGTTTAATGTTAGCCCTCAGTTTAGCAAGGGTGAATGTGGTTGTTGCGCTCACTATCAGTGCCCTGGTTGCAGGTTTAGTCGGGGGAATGGATCTGCATCGCACCATTGATGCCTTTAACACGGGATTAGGTGGCGGCGCACAAATCGCCCTCAGCTATGCCTTACTGGGTGCGTTTGCGGTGGCATTATCCCATTCAGGCTTAACAACACTGATTTCAAACTCGATCATTAAAAGCCTTGGCCGAGAGCCCAATGCAACAAACACCAATTGGGTGCGCTGGTTGCTATTATTATCATTGCTGGCAATGTCGATGGCATCGCAAAATATCCTGCCAATCCATATCGCCTTCATTCCGATTTTAGTGCCACCACTCTTGCATGTGATGACCAAACTGAATATCGACCGCCGCTTGGTCGCCTGTGTGCTGACCTTTGGTCTTGTCACTACCTATATGATTTTACCCGTGGGTTTTGGTGGAATTTTCTTAAATGATATTTTGTTATCCAACCTGACAAGTAATGGCTTAGTCGCTGTGCGTGACCAAATTCCCCCTGCCATGTTGATCCCCGCAGCGGGCATGGTGGTCGGTTTATTGATCGCTGTTTTTGTCAGTTATCGCAAGCCACGGGTATATGATGAAACTAAAGTTCTCAGTGCCGAGCCAGAAGAAAAACTGAATAAGCGCAATATCGTTATCGCTGCATTAGCCATCCTTGCCACCTTGTTTGTGCAGCTAGAGACAGATTCAATGATCTTCGGCGCCTTAGTCGGCTTTATGATCTTTAGTTTCTCGGGCGCTCTAAAACACGTAGCCGACCAAGATATCTTTACTCAGGGTGTGCGCATGATGGCCAACATCGGTTTTATCATGATCTCCGCCGCGGGTTTTGCCGCAGTTGTGAAAGAAACCGGTGAAGTCGGTACGCTGGTTTCATCATTAAGCTCGTTGATTGGCGACAATAAAGCCCTCGCCGCCTTTTTGATGTTAGTCGTGGGTCTCTTAATCACGATGGGAATTGGGTCTTCATTTTCAACCATTCCGATTATCGCGACCATTTATGTGCCCTTGGCGCTAAGCTTTGGGTTTTCAGTACCCGCAACCATCGCGCTAGTAGGTACAGCTGCTGCTTTGGGAGATGCAGGCTCTCCAGCGTCAGACTCGACACTTGGCCCAACATCCGGCTTAAATGCCGATGGCCAACACGATCATATCCGCGATAGCGTTATCCCAACCTTTATTCACTACAATATTCCCTTGTTAGTCTTTGGTTGGATTGCCGCCATGGTGCTCTAAGACATAAAGATTTAAGCAAAAGCGTGGTAAAGCCACGCTTTTTTATGATTGGATTTTATTGATTTCACTTTTCGCTTTACCGCAGGACATCATCGCCAGCATGACCTCTTTTTTGTGCCTTATCCGCATAGAGCGCTTTGTCTGCAGCCTGTAATACCGCATCAAAGGATGAGTAGTCTGTCGAATCCGCGACACCGCAAGATACAGTCAGCATATTTAAAAAATGTCGTTGTGCAATATTATCCTTTAATTTATCAGCAAGTTGTAACGCTTTAGCAACAGGACAGTTGGCTAAAATCACTACAAACTCATCACCTCCTGTGCGGATAAGTATGTCGCTTTCTCGAAAAACGGCTCGCATGGCTTCTACAATTTGCATAATCGCCATGTCACCCAGTTTATGGCCATAACTATCGTTAATGGTTTTGATCTTATCGCCATCAATACAAATCACCGCATACTGCGAAGCAATGACAGCCTTAAAAATCAGCGTTTCATAGACTTTTTTATTGTAGATTTTGGTTGAAGGGTCTAACAGCATAGCCTCTCTAAAACGCTGACGATCAACTCGCAACTGTTTAATATTATTAAGTTTGATTTGATAAATCATGATAACTGTACTGAGTAACAACCATAGGGGAAAATACAACATAACAAAACGTAGCACACTGATTTTATAGGTTAAAAAACTCAGATTATCTAAATGATCACTCATAGCGTAAAACAAAAAATCCGGCGTGATCCGCGTCCAGAGACTATCTCCCGTAATCACAATTTCAGTGCCATAACCCGAGTGTTGGATTTCAAATACTTTTCCTTGCAT comes from Shewanella oneidensis MR-1 and encodes:
- the rnt gene encoding ribonuclease T, whose protein sequence is MSDICDANKLKHRFRGYFPVVIDVETAGFNSQTDALLEIAVTLLKMDDEGLLGIDKTLHFHIEPFEGANLEPEALAFNGIDPTNPLRGAVSEKDAFLEIFKAVKKAQKASDCHRSIIVAHNAAFDHGFVSKAIERCDLKRSPFHPFATFDTATLAGLAIGHTVLAKACIMAGIPFDNKEAHSALYDTERTAELFCYIVNRWKTLGGWPLLATSESEDMDSEE
- a CDS encoding peroxiredoxin; its protein translation is MSVLVGRPAPDFTAAAVLGSGEIVDSFNLTAAIKGKPAVVFFYPLDFTFVCPSELIAFDHRMEEFTKRGVVVIGVSIDSQFTHNAWRNTPVEKGGIGQVKYTLVADVKHDICKAYDVEHPEAGVAFRGSFLIDKEGMVRHQVVNDLPLGRNVDEMLRMIDALQFHEEHGDVCPAGWEKGDKGMNASTAGVAAYLAENASSL
- a CDS encoding Na+/H+ antiporter family protein — translated: MNAVVIAVCLMLALSLARVNVVVALTISALVAGLVGGMDLHRTIDAFNTGLGGGAQIALSYALLGAFAVALSHSGLTTLISNSIIKSLGREPNATNTNWVRWLLLLSLLAMSMASQNILPIHIAFIPILVPPLLHVMTKLNIDRRLVACVLTFGLVTTYMILPVGFGGIFLNDILLSNLTSNGLVAVRDQIPPAMLIPAAGMVVGLLIAVFVSYRKPRVYDETKVLSAEPEEKLNKRNIVIAALAILATLFVQLETDSMIFGALVGFMIFSFSGALKHVADQDIFTQGVRMMANIGFIMISAAGFAAVVKETGEVGTLVSSLSSLIGDNKALAAFLMLVVGLLITMGIGSSFSTIPIIATIYVPLALSFGFSVPATIALVGTAAALGDAGSPASDSTLGPTSGLNADGQHDHIRDSVIPTFIHYNIPLLVFGWIAAMVL
- a CDS encoding GGDEF domain-containing protein is translated as MGSKLSWPCVRQSCLLATLVFIVLLLTLLPLKIDKEHRAFTNFVRAKHVVPSYVELLGKSLYLHDIIDFDSTLLAPVKLDPSRLLLPPGGTLLPEEEQIIRYFDYLYSSKKIAVRDAFIYIGLYKSNAFYVATPLPEEVKSRLMNKQNSANEFCQRLKYCSKDASAESLADDIVLSTPYLDEITGDIILSMAAPISSSHEPEHLLGDVIADTSFMASDFMQGKVFEIQHSGYGTEIVITGDSLWTRITPDFLFYAMSDHLDNLSFLTYKISVLRFVMLYFPLWLLLSTVIMIYQIKLNNIKQLRVDRQRFREAMLLDPSTKIYNKKVYETLIFKAVIASQYAVICIDGDKIKTINDSYGHKLGDMAIMQIVEAMRAVFRESDILIRTGGDEFVVILANCPVAKALQLADKLKDNIAQRHFLNMLTVSCGVADSTDYSSFDAVLQAADKALYADKAQKRGHAGDDVLR